One window of the Rhizorhabdus dicambivorans genome contains the following:
- the clpS gene encoding ATP-dependent Clp protease adapter ClpS gives MSQPAATIAPTMATRKDGDENGAGLGLATRTRTRTKKPSPYKVLMLNDDYTPMEFVVLCLQRFFRMNIEDATRVMLHVHQKGVGVCGVFSYEVAETKVSQVVDFARQNQHPLQCTLEKA, from the coding sequence ATGAGCCAGCCAGCCGCCACGATTGCCCCGACCATGGCCACCCGCAAGGATGGCGATGAGAACGGCGCCGGCCTCGGGCTCGCCACCCGGACCCGGACCCGCACCAAGAAGCCGTCGCCCTACAAGGTGCTGATGCTCAACGACGATTATACCCCGATGGAGTTCGTCGTGCTCTGCCTGCAGCGCTTCTTCCGGATGAACATCGAGGATGCGACCCGGGTGATGCTCCACGTCCACCAGAAGGGCGTCGGGGTGTGCGGCGTGTTCAGCTATGAGGTCGCCGAGACCAAGGTGAGCCAGGTCGTCGATTTCGCCCGGCAGAACCAGCACCCGCTCCAGTGCACACTGGAAAAGGCGTAA
- a CDS encoding GcrA family cell cycle regulator has translation MSWTEERIDQLKRLWGQGMTASQIADELGGVSRNAVIGKAHRLGLEARPSPVKGGEAASGGSPAPASPAPAPERVAAPAPRPAPAPAPAAQPPAPAPAAAPPTPQPIVRSIGPGGFQRQAPGEQSAPITPAPPRRLVPAKPSADIADKTSLLDLNDRVCKWPLGHPGEPDFHFCGEPINPGFPYCLSHCSVAYQAQLPRRDRRPPPPLPFGGPRVR, from the coding sequence ATGTCCTGGACCGAAGAACGGATCGATCAGCTCAAGCGCCTGTGGGGACAGGGGATGACGGCGAGCCAGATCGCCGACGAACTTGGCGGTGTCAGCCGCAATGCCGTGATCGGCAAGGCGCACCGCCTGGGCCTTGAAGCGCGCCCCTCCCCCGTGAAGGGCGGCGAAGCGGCCTCCGGCGGATCGCCGGCCCCCGCCAGCCCGGCGCCGGCCCCCGAGCGGGTGGCGGCCCCGGCCCCGCGCCCGGCACCCGCGCCGGCCCCGGCCGCCCAGCCGCCCGCTCCGGCCCCCGCGGCAGCACCGCCGACGCCACAGCCGATCGTCCGCTCGATCGGCCCGGGCGGCTTCCAGCGGCAGGCCCCGGGCGAGCAGAGCGCCCCGATCACCCCGGCGCCGCCGCGCCGGCTGGTCCCCGCCAAGCCCTCGGCCGACATCGCCGACAAGACCAGCCTGCTCGACCTCAACGACCGGGTCTGCAAATGGCCGCTCGGCCATCCCGGCGAGCCCGACTTCCATTTCTGCGGCGAGCCGATCAACCCAGGCTTCCCCTATTGCCTGTCGCATTGCTCGGTCGCCTATCAGGCCCAGCTGCCCCGCCGCGACCGTCGCCCGCCGCCGCCGCTTCCCTTCGGCGGCCCGCGCGTTCGCTGA
- a CDS encoding phasin family protein — protein MTAKPIAAPKPAPVTPKAEPVVAKAAPKVEPAAAPKAVEPVVAPKPVAPNPEPVAVKADPIIKEESAKPAAPVPSAVASAGEPISSPAAVKAVPEAKPAPAALSPEPKGVSVMATTVPLKPKAAAEKVQNMIAEFNDRAKSAFEKSVKASEELTEFTKGNMEAFATSAKTAAKGAESIGQEIADYSKKSFETASATFKSFTTVKTPTELFQIQSDFAKSSFDSAIAEASKLSEAWLKIAGDVIQPLSSRYALAAEKFKSNAL, from the coding sequence GTGACGGCGAAGCCGATCGCCGCGCCGAAGCCTGCACCGGTCACGCCCAAGGCGGAGCCGGTGGTGGCCAAGGCGGCGCCGAAGGTCGAACCGGCGGCGGCTCCCAAGGCTGTCGAACCGGTCGTGGCCCCCAAGCCCGTCGCGCCGAATCCCGAGCCGGTCGCCGTCAAGGCGGATCCCATCATCAAGGAAGAGTCGGCGAAGCCCGCCGCGCCCGTCCCATCGGCGGTGGCTTCCGCCGGTGAACCCATTTCGTCCCCGGCTGCCGTCAAGGCGGTGCCGGAGGCAAAGCCCGCACCGGCAGCGTTATCGCCGGAACCGAAGGGAGTGAGCGTCATGGCCACCACCGTTCCACTTAAGCCGAAGGCTGCTGCTGAAAAGGTCCAGAATATGATTGCTGAATTCAACGATCGCGCGAAGTCCGCTTTCGAAAAGAGCGTTAAGGCCAGCGAAGAGCTGACCGAGTTCACCAAGGGCAATATGGAAGCCTTTGCCACCTCGGCGAAGACCGCCGCCAAGGGGGCCGAGTCGATCGGCCAGGAAATCGCCGACTACAGCAAGAAGAGCTTCGAGACCGCCTCGGCGACCTTCAAGAGCTTCACCACGGTCAAGACCCCGACCGAGCTGTTCCAGATCCAGAGCGACTTCGCCAAGTCGTCGTTCGACAGCGCGATCGCCGAAGCGTCGAAGCTGAGCGAAGCCTGGCTGAAGATCGCCGGCGACGTGATCCAGCCGCTGTCGAGCCGCTATGCGCTCGCGGCCGAGAAGTTCAAGTCGAACGCGCTCTGA
- a CDS encoding ABC transporter permease — protein sequence MSDQPQKSMIPNPGEPVIPFINWGGMRALYVKEVRRFFKVQLQTIWAPAFTTLLYLLIFIVALGGEGRQVMGHPFANFVAPGLIVMGMMNAAYANASFSLLVGKMQGTIIDYLMPPLSTGEMLAALVGASVTRALLVGVALWIAMLFWPGVHVMPVHIGAVLWFGLMGAMLLSLVGVLTSIWAEKFDHNAAIQNFVVGPLSLLSGTFYSIDRLHGVFQTLSHLNPFFYVISGFRYGFLGISDSPVLIGALGLLAVNLILIWVNYIALDRGWKIKS from the coding sequence ATGAGCGACCAGCCCCAAAAATCCATGATCCCCAATCCCGGTGAGCCGGTGATCCCGTTCATCAACTGGGGGGGAATGCGCGCCCTCTATGTGAAGGAGGTTAGGCGTTTCTTCAAGGTCCAGCTGCAGACAATATGGGCGCCGGCCTTCACGACCCTGCTTTACCTGCTGATCTTCATCGTCGCGCTGGGCGGGGAGGGGCGCCAGGTGATGGGGCATCCCTTCGCGAATTTCGTTGCGCCGGGCCTGATCGTGATGGGGATGATGAACGCCGCCTATGCCAATGCCAGCTTCTCGCTGCTGGTCGGCAAGATGCAGGGGACGATCATCGACTATCTCATGCCGCCGCTGTCGACCGGAGAGATGTTGGCGGCGCTGGTCGGCGCCTCGGTCACGCGTGCGCTGCTTGTCGGGGTGGCGCTGTGGATCGCGATGCTGTTCTGGCCCGGCGTTCATGTGATGCCGGTTCATATCGGCGCGGTGCTGTGGTTCGGGCTGATGGGGGCGATGCTGCTCAGCCTGGTCGGGGTACTCACCTCGATTTGGGCGGAGAAGTTCGATCACAATGCCGCGATCCAGAATTTCGTGGTGGGGCCGCTGTCGCTGCTGTCGGGAACCTTCTACTCGATCGATCGGCTGCACGGCGTCTTCCAGACGCTCAGCCACCTCAACCCCTTCTTCTACGTGATTTCCGGCTTTCGCTACGGTTTCCTGGGCATCTCGGACTCGCCGGTCCTGATCGGCGCCCTCGGCCTGCTGGCGGTCAACCTGATCCTGATCTGGGTCAATTATATCGCCCTCGATCGCGGCTGGAAGATCAAGAGCTGA
- the murA gene encoding UDP-N-acetylglucosamine 1-carboxyvinyltransferase: MDRITIRGGNRLNGRLPISGAKNAALTLLPCSLLSAEPLTLTNLPRLADVDSFGHLLNELGVSTTVRRGKGDVIGREMRMSAKAIASTVAPYDIVRKMRASILVLGPLLARAGEATVSLPGGCAIGNRPIDLHLKALEALGAEIELAAGYVKATAPSGGLRGGRISFPVVSVGATENALMAAVLAQGETVMENAAREPEIVDLARCLVAMGAEIEGIGSDRLVIQGKTSLHGAEYEVMPDRIEAGSYACAAAITGGDVLLAGARGEDMEAILSGLRGAGVHVTEETGGIRVKANGGLEPLTLSTAPFPAFPTDMQAQFMAMLALANGTSVLTETIFENRYMHVPELTRMGAEIQVHGRTAVVKGVDGLIGADVMATDLRASMSLVLAGLAAEGETRVHRVYHLDRGYERLEEKLSAVGADIERESDG, translated from the coding sequence ATGGATCGCATCACAATCCGGGGCGGAAACCGCCTCAACGGCCGTCTGCCCATCTCGGGCGCCAAGAACGCAGCGCTGACGCTGCTGCCCTGTTCGCTGCTCAGTGCGGAGCCGCTGACGCTCACCAATCTGCCGCGCCTCGCCGATGTGGACAGCTTCGGCCATCTCCTCAACGAACTGGGCGTGTCCACCACCGTCCGGCGCGGCAAGGGCGATGTGATCGGCCGCGAGATGCGGATGTCGGCCAAGGCGATCGCGTCGACGGTGGCGCCCTATGACATCGTCCGCAAGATGCGCGCCTCTATCCTGGTGCTGGGCCCGTTGCTCGCCCGCGCGGGCGAGGCGACGGTGTCGCTGCCCGGCGGCTGCGCGATCGGCAACCGCCCGATCGATCTGCACCTGAAGGCGCTCGAGGCGCTCGGGGCGGAGATCGAGCTGGCCGCCGGCTATGTGAAGGCGACAGCGCCGTCGGGCGGGCTGCGCGGCGGGCGAATCAGCTTTCCCGTCGTGTCGGTCGGCGCGACCGAGAATGCGCTGATGGCTGCCGTGCTCGCCCAGGGCGAGACGGTGATGGAGAATGCCGCGCGCGAGCCGGAGATCGTCGATCTTGCCCGCTGCCTGGTTGCGATGGGCGCCGAGATCGAGGGGATCGGCAGCGACCGCCTGGTCATCCAGGGCAAGACCAGCCTGCACGGCGCCGAATATGAGGTGATGCCCGATCGGATCGAGGCGGGCAGCTATGCCTGCGCGGCGGCGATCACCGGGGGCGACGTGCTGCTGGCGGGCGCGCGGGGCGAGGATATGGAGGCGATCCTGTCCGGCCTGCGTGGCGCCGGGGTTCATGTCACGGAGGAAACCGGCGGCATCCGGGTCAAGGCCAATGGCGGGCTGGAACCGCTGACCCTTTCCACTGCCCCGTTCCCGGCTTTCCCCACCGACATGCAGGCGCAGTTCATGGCGATGCTGGCGCTCGCGAACGGCACCAGCGTGCTGACCGAGACGATCTTCGAGAACCGCTACATGCATGTGCCGGAGCTGACCCGGATGGGCGCCGAGATCCAGGTCCATGGCCGCACCGCCGTGGTCAAGGGCGTCGACGGGCTGATCGGCGCCGATGTGATGGCGACGGACCTGCGCGCCTCGATGAGCCTTGTGCTGGCCGGCCTGGCGGCGGAGGGGGAGACGCGGGTCCACCGCGTTTATCATCTCGATCGCGGCTATGAGCGGCTGGAAGAGAAGCTTTCGGCCGTCGGCGCGGATATCGAGCGCGAAAGCGACGGCTGA
- a CDS encoding LL-diaminopimelate aminotransferase encodes MSEEFYRIKRLPPYVIAEVNAMRAAARARGEDIIDLGMGNPDLPPPDHVIEKLCEVARKPDAHGYSASKGIPGLRKAQANYYQRRFGVDLDADSEVVVTLGSKEGLANLAQAITAPGDVVLAPNPSYPIHTFGFIIAGATIRSVPTTPDERYWEALDRAVKFTVPKPSVLVVGYPSNPTAEVVDLAFYERLVAWAKEHKVWVLSDLAYSELYYDGNPTPSILQVPGGKDVAVEFTSMSKTYSMAGWRMGFAVGNKQLISALTRVKSYLDYGAFTPIQAAAVAAINGPQDIVEKNRELYRKRRDVLVESFGRAGWDIPPSRASMFCWAPLPPALAHLGSLEFSKQLLTHAGVAVAPGVGYGEDGEGFVRIAMVENEQRIRQAARNVKRYLQSMGVNVGSKTAG; translated from the coding sequence ATGTCCGAGGAATTCTACCGCATCAAGCGCCTGCCCCCCTATGTCATCGCCGAAGTCAACGCGATGCGGGCAGCGGCGCGAGCGCGGGGCGAGGACATCATCGACCTGGGGATGGGCAATCCCGACCTGCCGCCGCCCGACCATGTCATCGAGAAGCTGTGCGAGGTCGCCCGCAAGCCCGACGCGCACGGCTATTCGGCATCGAAGGGGATTCCGGGGCTGCGCAAGGCGCAGGCCAATTATTACCAGCGCCGCTTCGGGGTCGATCTCGATGCCGACAGCGAGGTGGTGGTGACGCTCGGCTCGAAGGAGGGCCTCGCCAACCTCGCCCAGGCGATCACCGCGCCCGGCGACGTCGTGCTGGCGCCCAATCCGAGCTATCCGATCCACACCTTCGGCTTCATCATCGCGGGCGCCACGATCCGTTCGGTGCCGACCACGCCCGACGAACGCTATTGGGAAGCGCTCGACCGCGCGGTGAAGTTCACCGTGCCCAAGCCGTCGGTGCTGGTGGTGGGCTATCCGTCCAACCCCACCGCCGAGGTGGTCGACCTCGCCTTCTACGAGCGGCTGGTGGCGTGGGCAAAAGAGCACAAGGTGTGGGTGCTTTCCGACCTGGCCTATTCGGAACTCTATTATGACGGCAACCCGACGCCTTCGATCCTGCAGGTGCCCGGCGGCAAGGACGTCGCGGTCGAGTTCACCTCCATGTCGAAGACCTACAGCATGGCCGGCTGGCGGATGGGCTTCGCGGTCGGCAACAAGCAGCTGATCTCGGCGCTGACCCGGGTGAAGTCCTATCTCGACTATGGCGCCTTCACCCCGATCCAGGCGGCGGCGGTCGCGGCGATCAACGGGCCGCAGGACATCGTCGAGAAGAATCGCGAACTCTACCGGAAGCGCCGCGACGTGCTGGTGGAGAGCTTCGGCCGCGCCGGCTGGGATATCCCGCCGTCGCGCGCGTCGATGTTCTGCTGGGCGCCGCTGCCGCCGGCGCTGGCGCATCTGGGCAGCCTGGAATTCTCCAAGCAGCTGCTCACCCATGCGGGCGTCGCGGTGGCGCCAGGGGTCGGCTATGGCGAGGATGGCGAGGGTTTCGTCCGCATCGCGATGGTCGAGAACGAGCAGCGCATCCGCCAGGCGGCGCGCAACGTGAAGCGCTATCTGCAGTCGATGGGCGTCAACGTCGGCAGCAAGACGGCTGGCTGA
- a CDS encoding PHA/PHB synthase family protein translates to MAEIGEEWGANGQGGTTELPSLQDVQHWTGVIGQAQQMMLEHMAEAMAQAPADLALPPVPSPLFADPDKLADQQSDLIKASLGLFAELLEGKPGSEAASDRRFKAEQWRASPIFGVIADAYLLLCEAWLKGIDAIEGLEPRQREQLKFAVRALQDAMAPSNFALTNPLVLERIFETRGENLLRGLEHLLADLGKGQLTHVDREAFELGRNIAATPGKVIHETPLYQLIHYAPVTETVMETPLLIFPPWINRFYILDLNPKNSFIRWAVEQGLSVFVVSWKSADESMAEVTMDDYVVRGQVDAIDTVRDLLGVDRVHTIGYCVAGTALSMTLAWLAARGEAGKVASATFFTAQVDFSDAGDLNLFVDDEQLGLIDALTQASGVLDGRYMAATFNLLRGRDLIWNYVVQNYLLGEDYPAFDLLYWNGDTTNLPAKWHRAYLRDLYRDNKLVEPGALSVDGVPIDLRRIDTPAYVQAGREDHIAPCRSVWKLTEQLSGPVRFVLAGSGHIAGVVNPPSAGKYQYWTSDQPADSLEAFEAVAKETKGSWWPDWRAWVGAMTPATVPVKGARIPGKGKLQAIEDAPGRYVRTR, encoded by the coding sequence ATGGCTGAGATCGGCGAAGAGTGGGGCGCGAACGGTCAGGGCGGCACGACGGAACTTCCCTCGCTGCAGGATGTCCAGCACTGGACGGGCGTGATCGGCCAGGCCCAGCAGATGATGTTGGAGCATATGGCCGAGGCGATGGCGCAGGCGCCGGCCGATCTGGCGCTGCCGCCGGTGCCGTCGCCGCTGTTCGCCGATCCCGACAAGCTCGCCGATCAGCAGAGCGACCTCATCAAGGCGAGCCTCGGCCTGTTCGCTGAACTTCTGGAGGGCAAGCCCGGCAGCGAGGCCGCCAGTGATCGGCGCTTCAAGGCGGAGCAATGGCGCGCCAGCCCGATCTTCGGGGTGATCGCCGATGCCTATCTGCTGCTGTGCGAGGCCTGGCTGAAGGGGATCGACGCGATCGAGGGGCTGGAGCCGCGCCAGCGCGAGCAGCTCAAATTCGCGGTCCGTGCGCTGCAGGACGCGATGGCGCCTTCCAATTTCGCGCTGACCAACCCGCTGGTGCTCGAACGCATCTTCGAGACGCGCGGTGAAAACCTGCTGCGCGGGCTGGAGCATCTGCTGGCCGATCTCGGCAAGGGGCAACTCACCCATGTCGATCGCGAGGCGTTCGAACTGGGGCGCAACATCGCCGCCACCCCCGGCAAGGTGATCCACGAAACCCCGCTCTATCAGCTGATCCATTACGCTCCCGTCACCGAAACGGTGATGGAGACGCCGCTGCTGATCTTCCCGCCATGGATCAACCGCTTCTACATCCTCGATCTCAATCCGAAGAACAGCTTCATCCGCTGGGCGGTCGAGCAGGGCCTCTCGGTGTTCGTGGTCTCGTGGAAGTCGGCCGACGAGAGCATGGCCGAGGTGACGATGGACGATTATGTCGTGCGCGGCCAGGTTGACGCGATCGATACGGTCCGCGATCTGCTCGGGGTCGATCGCGTCCACACCATCGGCTATTGCGTCGCGGGCACCGCGCTGTCGATGACCCTGGCCTGGCTCGCCGCGCGGGGTGAGGCCGGCAAGGTGGCGAGCGCGACCTTCTTCACCGCCCAGGTCGATTTCAGCGATGCCGGCGATCTCAACCTGTTCGTCGACGATGAGCAGCTCGGCCTGATCGACGCGCTCACCCAGGCCTCGGGCGTGCTCGACGGCCGCTATATGGCGGCGACCTTCAACCTGCTGCGCGGGCGCGACCTGATCTGGAACTATGTCGTCCAGAACTATCTGCTGGGTGAGGATTATCCGGCGTTCGACCTGCTCTACTGGAACGGCGACACCACCAACCTGCCGGCCAAATGGCACCGCGCCTATCTGCGCGACCTCTACCGCGACAACAAGCTGGTCGAGCCCGGCGCGCTGTCGGTCGACGGCGTGCCGATCGACCTGCGCCGGATCGATACGCCTGCCTATGTCCAGGCGGGGCGCGAGGACCATATCGCCCCATGCCGCAGCGTGTGGAAGCTTACCGAGCAACTGTCGGGCCCGGTCCGCTTCGTGCTGGCCGGCTCGGGCCATATCGCCGGCGTGGTCAATCCGCCGTCCGCCGGCAAATATCAATATTGGACCTCGGACCAGCCGGCCGACAGCCTCGAGGCGTTCGAGGCGGTGGCGAAGGAGACCAAGGGCAGCTGGTGGCCTGACTGGCGCGCCTGGGTCGGGGCGATGACCCCGGCCACCGTGCCCGTGAAGGGTGCGCGCATTCCCGGCAAGGGCAAGCTCCAGGCCATCGAGGATGCGCCCGGACGCTACGTTCGCACGCGCTAG